From Drosophila yakuba strain Tai18E2 chromosome 2L, Prin_Dyak_Tai18E2_2.1, whole genome shotgun sequence, one genomic window encodes:
- the LOC6528264 gene encoding COP9 signalosome complex subunit 1b, with protein MNNGEDTVLHLPSYADRYTDIPRLIRLKFIAQVCPQLSVPALELALNHVKTTYNVKLYDELYKTLCVEVGRKNPTQPKGKERRAIDGNEASTSSGRGRAVVPYDFYWVEDNAMEATLMLQELDAELNFKKSNSGSSYVRRILEEIGDHYEKSGNLQMAVKFYARARPYCTSSENVINMFRNLIRVSIYMDNWWHVLTYIDEAKQYAYGFENLALEVPGRLSCAAGLAHMGLKIYKSAAQYFLNTPFGRYDYDKIVAPEDVTLYAGLCALATFDRDSLQLRAINSEAFKPFFQLSPKMWNILAKFYANEFDSCMSLLREIEDHVRLDVYLSPHVNVLYDMIMGRITKKRNREVMTESLKKHQLK; from the coding sequence ATGAATAATGGGGAGGATACTGTGCTGCATCTGCCAAGCTACGCCGATCGCTATACGGACATTCCCCGTCTCATCCGATTGAAGTTCATAGCTCAGGTCTGCCCGCAACTAAGTGTTCCTGCCCTCGAGTTAGCTCTCAATCATGTGAAGACCACCTACAATGTCAAGTTGTACGACGAGCTCTACAAAACGCTCTGCGTTGAGGTGGGCAGGAAAAACCCCACGCAGCCCAAGGGAAAGGAACGTCGTGCAATCGATGGCAACGAGGCGAGTACGTCGAGCGGCAGGGGGAGAGCTGTGGTGCCCTATGATTTCTACTGGGTGGAGGACAACGCCATGGAGGCCACGCTGATGCTTCAGGAACTAGACGCGGAACTGAACTTCAAGAAATCGAATTCGGGCAGCTCCTATGTGCGGCGCATTCTGGAGGAGATCGGGGATCATTACGAGAAGAGTGGAAACCTGCAGATGGCAGTCAAGTTCTATGCTCGAGCCAGGCCCTACTGTACCAGCAGCGAGAACGTGATCAACATGTTCCGGAACCTGATTAGGGTCTCTATTTACATGGACAATTGGTGGCACGTACTCACCTACATCGATGAGGCCAAGCAGTATGCCTATGGATTCGAAAATCTGGCCCTGGAGGTTCCAGGACGCCTGAGCTGTGCCGCCGGTTTGGCTCACATGGGCCTAAAGATATACAAATCTGCAGCCCAATATTTCCTGAACACTCCGTTTGGGCGGTACGATTACGATAAAATCGTGGCCCCAGAGGACGTTACTCTATATGCTGGTCTGTGCGCACTAGCCACTTTCGATCGAGATAGTTTACAGCTGCGCGCCATCAACTCAGAAGCATTTAAGCCATTCTTTCAGCTGTCGCCCAAAATGTGGAACATATTGGCCAAGTTCTATGCCAATGAGTTCGATTCCTGCATGAGCCTGTTACGCGAAATCGAAGATCATGTCAGGCTGGATGTTTATCTGTCTCCCCATGTCAATGTCCTTTACGACATGATAATGGGCAGAATAACGAAGAAACGAAACAGGGAAGTTATGACAGAATCTTTGAAAAAACATCAACTAAAATAA
- the LOC6528263 gene encoding uncharacterized protein LOC6528263, with product MMLSKSKQLIGMSQLLQKQVLGFLPPSSFRLESGYPAPLQPRKDLKPMKKKDRSKVYDACWQTTRRTEYKCRSDPEFQMHAFIDSRKSCLEDPCATEMLALDLTHYKPSDMGKRKYPRTWFECVVKRRKRKAHCVPIPPPMPRRKRKSSKALCPVDMCVLGKQELNLIKPCVKPATSCPRFKMPNCCVAARNPPKCRRPFRRCGRRPKTKYPSFSECKRDPFPDARPIECNCLLKPAICDMWRHYRRRFG from the coding sequence atgatGCTTTCAAAAAGCAAACAGCTGATTGGCATGTCGCAATTGCTGCAAAAGCAAGTTTTGGGCTTCCTGCCACCGTCATCGTTTCGCCTGGAGAGTGGCTATCCGGCGCCCTTGCAGCCGCGCAAGGACCTAAAGCCGATGAAGAAGAAGGATAGGTCAAAGGTGTACGATGCCTGTTGGCAAACGACGCGAAGGACCGAGTACAAGTGCCGTTCGGATCCGGAGTTTCAGATGCACGCCTTTATCGATTCTCGCAAGAGTTGTTTAGAAGATCCCTGCGCCACCGAGATGTTGGCCCTCGATCTCACCCACTACAAGCCCTCGGACATGGGCAAACGGAAATACCCTCGTACCTGGTTCGAGTGTGTGGTCAAGCGGCGGAAGCGCAAGGCCCACTGCGTCCCCATACCGCCACCGATGCCGCGACGCAAGCGCAAGTCGAGCAAGGCCCTCTGCCCCGTGGATATGTGCGTCCTGGGCAAACAGGAGCTTAATCTGATCAAGCCCTGCGTTAAGCCAGCCACCTCATGTCCGCGCTTCAAAATGCCCAACTGCTGTGTGGCCGCACGCAATCCGCCCAAGTGCCGTCGTCCCTTCAGACGATGTGGCCGTAGACCCAAGACCAAGTATCCAAGTTTCTCCGAGTGTAAACGTGATCCCTTCCCGGATGCTCGACCCATCGAGTGCAACTGCCTGCTCAAGCCGGCCATCTGCGACATGTGGCGCCACTACCGACGCCGATTTGGATGA